The following is a genomic window from Vicia villosa cultivar HV-30 ecotype Madison, WI unplaced genomic scaffold, Vvil1.0 ctg.001788F_1_1, whole genome shotgun sequence.
TAATGTGGTAGACTTAGATGAGTACTCTAACGACGAATTACTTACCTCCTTGAATCCGAGTGTAGCCAACCGACTAATGACAAGAAGAAAAGGCAAAGTTATTGCTCAAGGATCACCAAAAGGGAACACTCAAGTGAACAACTCTGCCAAAGACACTGTCAGGAAGAAGAGTACTTCTGCAGGTCCTGTCAAGAGCAAAGCTGTTACCAAGAGTAAAGGGGTTGGTCCTTTAAAATCTTGGAGCAGGGTcattccaaagaaaagaaaagagctgGAAATTGTTGAACCTGAATCTGATGTTGAAGCAAATGTGCCTGACATCCCATCAAGGAAGAAGCCTACAACCAGTAAGCTTGCTGCTAACATCCCTGAAGTTCCCATTGATAATGTGTCTTTCCACTATGCCTCTAGTGTCAGCAGATGGAAATATGTTCTCCAAAAGAGATTGGCTGTTGAAAGGGAATTGGCTCCAAATGCTCTTGAAAACAAGGAGGTCTTAGAGCTGATTCAAGAAGCTCGACTGCTAAAAACTGTGTGCAATCTTCCAAAATGTTATGAGAAGCTGGTCAAAGAATTTGTGGTAAACCTATATGAATATTGTGGCAATAGCAGAAGCGCAGACTACAGAAAGGTGTGTGTAAGAGGTAAGTGTGTATCGTTCTCTCCTTCTGTGATTAATAAATTCTTGGGAAGAAGAGATGAAGCTCAAACCGAGTTGGAAGTAACAAGCAACCAAGTCTGTCAAGTGATCACAGCCAAGCAGGTAAAAAGCTGACccatcactacaacacggaagggcttctaaagcgctttttttggcctttaacagcgctttaaagcgctctc
Proteins encoded in this region:
- the LOC131636565 gene encoding uncharacterized protein LOC131636565; its protein translation is MCQQSNDESPVSDSAAPNESSNPNRVLKVVPLRTISSDEVKATKPKTTHAKRSKEGIHNKGTKSSASATMEELTKEGSKYVDSAITRIVNRILKENHQVPGISIPLQTIMADPLNNTSKAEVVHSVDSDLEISKDESGVTKNTNVTEDVNDIDSNEHHKANTETDTNVVDLDEYSNDELLTSLNPSVANRLMTRRKGKVIAQGSPKGNTQVNNSAKDTVRKKSTSAGPVKSKAVTKSKGVGPLKSWSRVIPKKRKELEIVEPESDVEANVPDIPSRKKPTTSKLAANIPEVPIDNVSFHYASSVSRWKYVLQKRLAVERELAPNALENKEVLELIQEARLLKTVCNLPKCYEKLVKEFVVNLYEYCGNSRSADYRKVCVRGKCVSFSPSVINKFLGRRDEAQTELEVTSNQVCQVITAKQVKS